The window TTAAAATTGAAACCGCACCGGTGCGCCATCTGCGAGAAACGTTTCGCGGCGGAACCGTCGTTGAAAAGGCATTTGAAGGTCGTGCACAGAGGCGACCGGCCGCATAGATGCGAAACCTGTCAGCGGATGTTCGGATTTAAAAGCAGTCTAGATCGGCACATGGAATCCATCCACAAGGTAGTGACAACGCACGAGTGCGATATTTGCGAAAAGAGTTTCAAATCGAAGAAAAACCTGAAGATTCACGTAATCAACGCTCACGACGGCGTTGGTATTTCGAAATGTTATCACTGTGATAAAATTTTccgtcacaaaaatgatttggACAAGCACACGTCGGCGgttcatttgaaattgaagccGCACCGGTGTGCCATCTGTCAGAGAAGTTTCGCGTATGAATCGTCGTTGAAAAGGCACGCGCAGATTATGCACAGTCGCGATCGACCGAGCGAAAACGGTCAGCGGAAATTCGAACCGACGAGTAGTCTAGAACGGCTCGCGATTTCcgtccaccagggggcgaAACAGTGCGAGGCGGAAGAGAGTACCAGTTCGATCAGTGGCGTACCGCGGCAGGAGATACTCGCGCAGTCGAACGGCAGTCGGCGTCCGTTTAAATGCGATCACCGCGATAAAACGTACAGTACAAAAAATAACTTGAGTAACCACACGTTTGGCGTTCACCCGAAATTAAAGCCGCACCAGTGCGCCATCTGTCTGAAACGTTTCATAGTTAAATCGTATTTGAGGACGCATATCGAGATCGTACACGAAGGCGCTCGGCCGTACGCGTGTAAAATCTGCCGCCAGACGTTCGGAGAAAGGAGTAATTTGAATCGGCACGTTTCGGCcgtccaccagggggcgaAGCCGTACCGGTGCGAGATTTGCGAGAAGAATTTCTCGCTGAAATTAACGCTGAAGAAACACGTAAAGCGCGTACACGACGGCGCGCGTCCGTTCAAGTGCGACCGCTGCGACAAAACGTTCAATTCGAAAGGCGAGTTAAACAAGCACACGTCGGCAGTCCATTTGAAATTAAGGCCGCACCAGTGCGCCATCTGTCGGAAGCATTTCGGACTAAAAGCGGATATGACGAGACACGTGGAGAACGTGCATAAACGAGTGTGGCCCCATGAATGCGAAATCTGTCGGCAGAGCTTCGCGCGAGAGAGCTATTTGAATACGCACATGCTCGCAATTCATACTGCGGGCGACGTGTCCGATTGTAAAATGTGCGAGAAATCGTTCGGTAGCAAAGAGGATCTGACCGCACACATGTTTCGGGAACACCTTAAAGAGGGCGCCGCGCGGAGATTTTGGTGTACGTtctgtttgaaaaatttctcgCAAAAGGCTTCGCTGACTCGCCACGTGAAGAGCGCTCATCGGCTCGAAGATCGATCGGAGAAGGAGGTGAAGATGGTTTCTGAAACTGAGGAGGAGACAAAGAAGGTGACTACAGACGACTGTGAGGAAGAGGTGGAGCTGACTGACGCAAAGACGGTTTCTGCGACTGGTGATGTGATGACCGACTCCGAGACCGACGAGCAGAAAAATGAGGTTAAGACCGATTCTGAGACGGATGTAGTGAATACCGACGCTAAGAAGGTCGTCGCAGATTCAGAGGTCGGATCAGATTCTGATCAGGAAACAACAACAGAATCTGAGGCAGACGACTTCGACgaggaagaaaatgaaaatgcaatTAGATATGACAAATCGTTTGCGTGGCAACACTATGCAGTATATTCTGGGAAAATATGGATTTTCATTGAAcatgaataaaaatattaaagtttGTTCAAAGATTTTCACCAGGCAGCCGTGTTTCTTTTATAATTGTGATACACATATTTATTGATACCATAATAATCTGTAGTTGTGGCTTGGAGAATATTTTGTATAGATGTTTGCAAAAGTGGCTGAGTTGcaatatttaatgaaataaaaatgaatactttaaattatttaaaaaatgttttgcGTCGATAGTAGTTCGAAGTGGGAACCAGACATTTTTCTGGACTAGAGGGTCGCATTGTTTTCTTCCATTTGATGGTGGTGAGTTAGGTTGATAAAGGCCAGTATAACTAAGTAACCGCTGTTTCGCGGGCCGGTCGGTATTCAAAGGCAATCAGGGCCTGATAGGGCAATAAATCGAGACGTGAACCCCTTGTTGATTGAGAAAGGGTGAACTTTTTCATGCAGCTTTGCAATTTCGATCCCTTTCTAAT is drawn from Tubulanus polymorphus chromosome 10, tnTubPoly1.2, whole genome shotgun sequence and contains these coding sequences:
- the LOC141911996 gene encoding uncharacterized protein LOC141911996, whose amino-acid sequence is MMYMDSDLQRHVSVDRPDEHQFKCAYCDETFRTEETLNAHESALHLKVQREIGDQGFGSNANPYQRTSVAHPALRSFKCDRCAKIFISKETLEKHATRVHSKSLQCAVCRKRFTEKSYLKSHMKIVHEGVRAHKCEICRQTFGQKSNLIVHVSAVHQGAKPYRCKICKRNFYRKLALDNHVRSVHNGARPFKCDRCDQTFSSKRNLNKHASAVHLKLKPHRCAICEKRFAAEPSLKRHLKVVHRGDRPHRCETCQRMFGFKSSLDRHMESIHKVVTTHECDICEKSFKSKKNLKIHVINAHDGVGISKCYHCDKIFRHKNDLDKHTSAVHLKLKPHRCAICQRSFAYESSLKRHAQIMHSRDRPSENGQRKFEPTSSLERLAISVHQGAKQCEAEESTSSISGVPRQEILAQSNGSRRPFKCDHRDKTYSTKNNLSNHTFGVHPKLKPHQCAICLKRFIVKSYLRTHIEIVHEGARPYACKICRQTFGERSNLNRHVSAVHQGAKPYRCEICEKNFSLKLTLKKHVKRVHDGARPFKCDRCDKTFNSKGELNKHTSAVHLKLRPHQCAICRKHFGLKADMTRHVENVHKRVWPHECEICRQSFARESYLNTHMLAIHTAGDVSDCKMCEKSFGSKEDLTAHMFREHLKEGAARRFWCTFCLKNFSQKASLTRHVKSAHRLEDRSEKEVKMVSETEEETKKVTTDDCEEEVELTDAKTVSATGDVMTDSETDEQKNEVKTDSETDVVNTDAKKVVADSEVGSDSDQETTTESEADDFDEEENENAIRYDKSFAWQHYAVYSGKIWIFIEHE